A window of the Emys orbicularis isolate rEmyOrb1 chromosome 1, rEmyOrb1.hap1, whole genome shotgun sequence genome harbors these coding sequences:
- the LOC135883547 gene encoding histone H2B 8, producing the protein MPEPAKSAPAPKKGSKKAVTKTQKKGDKKRRKTRKESYSIYVYKVLKQVHPDTGISSKAMGIMNSFVNDIFERIAGEASRLAHYNKRSTITSREIQTAVRLLLPGELAKHAVSEGTKAVTKYTSSK; encoded by the coding sequence ATGCCTGAGCCAGCGAAATCTGCTCCAGCTCCTAAGAAAGGGTCCAAGAAAGCTGTCACTAAGACTCAGAAGAAGGGCGATAAGAAGCGTAGAAAGACTAGGAAGGAAAGTTATTCTATCTACGTGTATAAAGTGCTGAAACAAGTTCACCCAGACACTGGTATTTCTTCTAAGGCCATGGGCATCATGAACTCCTTTGTGAACGACATCTTCGAGCGTATCGCAGGGGAGGCGTCTCGTCTGGCGCATTACAACAAGCGCTCGACTATCACTTCCCGGGAGATTCAGACCGCTGTAAGACTGCTGCTGCCGGGCGAGTTAGCCAAACACGCGGTGTCTGAGGGCACTAAGGCTGTTACCAAGTACACCAGCTCTAAGTAG
- the LOC135883514 gene encoding histone H2A.J has product MSGRGKQGGKVRAKAKSRSSRAGLQFPVGRVHRLLRKGNYAERVGAGAPVYMAAVLEYLTAEILELAGNAARDNKKTRIIPRHLQLAIRNDEELNKLLGKVTIAQGGVLPNIQAVLLPKKTESHKAKSK; this is encoded by the coding sequence ATGTCGGGTCGAGGAAAGCAGGGAGGTAAAGTAAGGGCGAAGGCTAAGTCTCGTTCTTCGAGAGCTGGGCTACAGTTCCCTGTAGGTCGTGTGCACCGTCTTCTCCGCAAAGGTAACTATGCTGAGCGGGTGGGGGCTGGCGCCCCGGTCTATATGGCCGCGGTGTTGGAGTATCTGACCGCTGAAATACTGGAGCTGGCTGGCAACGCTGCGCGAGACAACAAGAAAACCAGAATCATTCCCCGTCACCTGCAGCTCGCCATCCGAAACGACGAGGAGCTCAACAAATTGTTGGGGAAAGTCACCATTGCTCAAGGGGGTGTTTTGCCCAACATCCAGGCTGTGCTGCTGCCCAAGAAAACTGAGAGCCATAAAGCGAAGAGCAAGTAA
- the LOC135883479 gene encoding histone H3, producing the protein MARTKQTARKSTGGKAPRKQLATKAARKSAPATGGVKKPHRYRPGTVALREIRRYQKSTELLIRKLPFQRLVREIAQDFKTDLRFQSSAVMALQEASEAYLVGLFEDTNLCAIHAKRVTIMPKDIQLARRIRGERA; encoded by the coding sequence ATGGCGAGGACAAAGCAAACAGCTCGCAAATCTACTGGGGGTAAAGCTCCCCGTAAACAGCTGGCTACTAAAGCTGCCCGTAAAAGTGCTCCTGCGACGGGAGGAGTGAAAAAACCTCATCGCTACCGGCCCGGCACTGTGGCTCTGCGGGAGATTCGCCGTTACCAGAAATCTACTGAGCTGCTCATCCGCAAGCTGCCCTTCCAGCGCCTGGTCCGTGAAATCGCCCAGGACTTCAAAACTGATTTGCGCTTCCAGAGCTCGGCTGTTATGGCCCTGCAGGAGGCTAGTGAGGCTTACTTGGTGGGGCTTTTTGAGGACACCAACCTATGTGCTATTCACGCCAAGAGAGTCACCATCATGCCCAAGGACATCCAGTTAGCCCGGCGTATCCGCGGGGAGAGAGCTTAA
- the LOC135883426 gene encoding histone H1-like — protein MSETAPVVAAAAAPAPASKAPAKKTKKAAGGSKLRKPSGPSVTELITKAVSASKERKGLSLAALKKVLAAGGYDVEKNNSRIKLGLKSLVSKGILVQTKGTGASGSFKLNKKPGEIKEKAPKKKPAAKPKKPAAKKPASAAKKPKKAAAVKKSPKKAKKPAASAAKKAAKSPKKAKPAKPKKAAKSPAKAKAVKAKAAKPKPTKPKAGKAKKAAPKKK, from the coding sequence ATGTCTGAAACTGCGCCTGTAGTTGCAGCAGCAgccgctcctgctccagcctccaaGGCTCCAGCTAAAAAGACAAAGAAGGCTGCCGGGGGTTCGAAACTCCGGAAGCCCTCGGGCCCCAGCGTGACCGAGCTGATCACTAAGGCAGTATCAGCCTCTAAGGAGCGCAAAGGGCTCTCTTTGGCTGCTCTTAAGAAAGTTTTGGCAGCTGGCGGGTACGATGTAGAAAAGAACAATAGCCGTATTAAGCTGGGGCTGAAGAGTCTGGTCAGCAAAGGCATTTTGGTACAGACCAAAGGTACTGGTGCCTCTGGTTCCTTCAAACTCAACAAGAAGCCTGGCGAAATCAAGGAAAAGGCACCCAAGAAAAAGCCAGCGGCAAAGCCTAAGAAACCTGCTGCCAAGAAACCCGCCAGCGCCGCTAAGAAGCCTAAGAAAGCTGCGGCCGTGAAAAAGAGCCCGAAAAAAGCCAAGAAACCAGCGGCTTCCGCGGCTAAGAAAGCGGCCAAGAGCCCGAAAAAGGCCAAGCCCGCCAAGCCCAAAAAGGCAGCTAAGAGCCCGGCTAAGGCCAAGGCGGTGAAGGCCAAGGCTGCCAAGCCCAAGCCAACCAAACCTAAAGCAGGAAAGGCTAAGAAGGCAGCGCCCAAGAAGAAGTGA